Proteins from a single region of Leuconostoc gasicomitatum LMG 18811:
- a CDS encoding glycoside hydrolase family 32 protein, with amino-acid sequence MTKQLTEENFIPITNTRYRPNYHVAPTNGWMNDPNGFVYFQGYYHIFYQHYPYAAQWGPMHWGHKRSRDLIHWEGLPIALTPGDSEDTGGVFSGSAIVKDGRLWLVYTGHHYYGDNDPEHFWQNQNLAYSDDGIHFTKYANNPIISQAPDDSSHHFRDPKIWEHNGFYYIILGNQSNNGLGRAILYQSADLFEWQYLGVLDQSQSIAAEGDMWECPDFFTLNGKEILLMSPMNIQPQAYQFKNLYQTGYFIGQFDYTTQKFERNHFQELDHGHDFYASQTLLSPDGRRIVIGWADMWESKFNEKSDGWTGLLTLPRQLILNDDHLTMQPVAETSSLRQEILCQGPLSPTTMLSQHNSAIEIKATLATSNVSLYVKDVLNNDIISLYFDKDTHTFVLNHIDHPNDPRYAFVNELDQLDFNIFVDHSVIEIFVQQGEAVFTERFYIAGTPAISLVSDANSTISGQFTTYRLDSQTI; translated from the coding sequence ATGACAAAACAACTAACCGAAGAAAACTTCATTCCTATAACTAATACACGTTACAGGCCAAATTATCATGTTGCTCCAACAAATGGCTGGATGAACGACCCCAATGGCTTCGTGTATTTTCAGGGCTATTATCATATTTTTTATCAACACTATCCTTATGCTGCACAATGGGGACCAATGCATTGGGGTCATAAGCGTAGCCGCGATTTAATACACTGGGAAGGTTTACCAATCGCGCTCACGCCCGGCGATTCTGAAGATACTGGTGGTGTTTTTTCTGGTAGTGCCATCGTTAAGGACGGCCGTCTATGGCTTGTTTATACAGGTCATCACTACTATGGCGATAATGATCCAGAACACTTCTGGCAAAATCAAAACCTAGCTTACAGTGATGATGGTATTCACTTTACTAAATATGCGAATAATCCTATTATTTCACAGGCTCCAGACGACAGTTCACATCATTTTCGAGATCCAAAAATATGGGAGCATAATGGTTTCTATTACATTATATTAGGTAATCAGTCAAACAATGGCTTGGGACGCGCTATTTTGTACCAATCAGCAGATCTTTTTGAATGGCAGTATTTAGGTGTTTTAGATCAATCACAGTCTATCGCAGCTGAGGGAGATATGTGGGAATGTCCTGACTTTTTCACATTGAATGGCAAAGAAATTCTCCTAATGTCACCTATGAATATTCAACCACAAGCATATCAATTTAAAAATTTATACCAAACTGGTTATTTCATTGGTCAGTTTGACTATACGACGCAAAAATTTGAGCGAAATCACTTTCAAGAACTAGATCACGGACATGACTTTTATGCCTCACAAACATTGCTTTCACCTGACGGACGACGCATTGTTATTGGTTGGGCCGACATGTGGGAAAGCAAGTTTAATGAAAAATCTGATGGTTGGACAGGCTTATTAACATTGCCAAGACAATTAATTTTAAATGATGACCATCTTACCATGCAACCTGTCGCGGAAACGAGTAGCTTAAGACAGGAGATACTATGTCAAGGTCCCTTATCACCCACAACAATGTTGTCTCAGCATAACAGTGCTATTGAAATTAAAGCAACCTTAGCTACCAGCAATGTCTCCCTATATGTAAAAGATGTCTTAAATAATGACATTATCTCGCTTTATTTTGACAAAGATACACATACTTTTGTCCTTAACCACATAGATCACCCAAATGATCCAAGATACGCCTTTGTAAATGAACTAGATCAACTAGATTTTAATATATTTGTGGATCATAGTGTAATCGAAATATTTGTTCAACAAGGTGAAGCAGTATTTACAGAAAGATTTTACATCGCCGGAACGCCTGCCATATCGTTGGTCTCGGATGCTAATAGTACCATATCAGGTCAATTCACAACATATCGCCTTGATAGTCAGACGATTTAA
- a CDS encoding LacI family DNA-binding transcriptional regulator — MSYKLEDVAKLAGVSKTTVSRVLNNRGYLSQKTIDNVYQAMSQLNYQPNAAAQQLQKKKTHIIGLLFPAIAHPFFGELVELLEKKLYLKGYTVIVGDSMYDEKKEEHYLRQLLSHQVDGLIVGTHNFNIQTYNKYSGLPIVSVERILNDEIPTISVDNYHGGVLATQYLIDQGAKHIVHTSGHTYPNMPSSLRHQGYIDTIKKHHFTPHHWEVEFELSHGEKDIIFSRLLDEHPNVDGIFAGNDVEAAQILSLIQRKYANANNQPLVIGFDGTNLIRTVLPNMPTIVQPINDLADTAVTVLENRMMNVPTQSTYMLDVTLYEGINQS, encoded by the coding sequence ATGAGCTATAAACTTGAAGATGTCGCAAAATTAGCGGGTGTATCAAAAACAACTGTATCACGCGTTCTAAATAATCGTGGCTATTTAAGCCAAAAAACAATTGATAATGTATATCAGGCAATGTCCCAATTAAATTATCAACCAAACGCTGCCGCCCAACAGTTACAAAAGAAAAAAACACATATTATCGGATTACTTTTCCCTGCAATTGCGCATCCTTTTTTTGGTGAGCTCGTGGAATTATTGGAAAAAAAGTTATATCTCAAAGGATATACAGTAATTGTGGGCGATTCAATGTATGATGAAAAAAAAGAAGAGCACTATCTCAGACAGTTGCTCTCTCATCAAGTTGATGGTTTGATCGTGGGAACACACAATTTTAATATACAAACCTATAATAAATATAGCGGGTTACCCATCGTTTCAGTTGAACGTATTCTAAACGATGAAATTCCGACTATTTCCGTAGATAACTATCATGGTGGTGTTTTAGCCACACAATATTTAATTGATCAAGGTGCTAAACACATAGTCCATACCAGTGGTCACACTTACCCAAATATGCCTAGTAGTCTTAGACATCAAGGTTATATCGATACAATAAAAAAACATCATTTTACACCGCATCATTGGGAAGTAGAATTTGAACTATCCCATGGCGAAAAAGACATTATCTTTTCTAGATTATTAGACGAACATCCCAATGTCGATGGTATATTTGCTGGTAATGACGTTGAAGCTGCACAAATTTTATCCTTAATTCAACGAAAGTATGCAAACGCCAATAATCAGCCATTGGTGATTGGATTTGATGGCACAAATTTAATACGCACTGTTTTACCAAACATGCCAACAATCGTTCAACCTATAAATGATTTAGCAGATACTGCCGTGACTGTTTTAGAAAACCGTATGATGAATGTACCAACACAATCTACTTATATGCTAGATGTGACTCTTTATGAAGGGATTAACCAAAGCTAA
- a CDS encoding bacteriocin immunity protein, which yields MAQIKWYAGGQERGKVALELIIQLLKELDGTGTAYDDLKHVLAVYFNEIKTESGSIPLIFSRMNLDVSNVMIKNHIVLPENAQQTMKKLSQLNQLRYGY from the coding sequence ATGGCACAGATAAAATGGTATGCTGGCGGGCAAGAACGAGGGAAAGTTGCGTTAGAACTTATAATACAGCTACTCAAGGAACTAGACGGCACGGGCACGGCATATGATGATTTAAAACACGTTCTAGCTGTGTATTTTAATGAAATTAAAACCGAATCAGGATCTATACCCTTGATATTTAGCCGAATGAATCTTGATGTCTCAAATGTTATGATAAAAAATCATATCGTGTTACCAGAAAACGCGCAACAAACGATGAAAAAATTATCTCAACTCAATCAATTAAGATATGGGTATTGA
- a CDS encoding XRE family transcriptional regulator — MKNVFKSQLCLLRQKMSLSQDALAQKLYVSRQSVSKWEHGDAEPDIDKLISLAEILAVDLNFLLSGQQSNEELIIRLQNISKKFKKTVLKDINLSVYGRDRIALLGANGSGKTTIINTIVGLVKPDGGRVRRFFNSSDDLSVMSQENVLIESLKVREHVMLSAQIQRQYSPIFVTEMIKKFNLNEQAQVIISQLSGGQRRRLALLISLLKPSKLLILDEPTVGMDLESIDFFWHYLDHVGGSVITITHDFNQIDKYFTRVILLKNGVIDKDVSVAAIHANNQTIEQWYRISNQEVG, encoded by the coding sequence ATGAAAAATGTTTTTAAATCACAATTATGCTTACTGCGGCAAAAAATGAGTTTGTCGCAGGATGCTTTAGCTCAGAAATTATATGTGTCTCGGCAATCCGTGTCTAAATGGGAGCATGGTGATGCTGAACCAGATATTGATAAGTTGATTTCATTGGCAGAGATTTTAGCAGTTGACTTGAATTTTCTATTATCAGGTCAGCAGAGCAATGAAGAACTGATTATTCGGTTACAGAATATCAGTAAGAAATTCAAAAAGACAGTGCTTAAAGACATTAATTTGTCAGTGTATGGTCGTGATCGCATTGCTTTGTTAGGTGCTAATGGGTCTGGAAAGACGACAATTATTAACACAATTGTTGGTTTGGTTAAGCCTGATGGTGGACGAGTGAGACGTTTTTTTAATTCAAGTGATGACCTGAGTGTGATGTCACAAGAGAATGTATTGATTGAATCCTTAAAAGTGCGAGAACACGTGATGCTATCAGCTCAAATTCAAAGACAATATTCACCAATATTTGTGACTGAAATGATTAAAAAATTTAATCTCAATGAGCAGGCACAAGTTATTATTAGCCAATTATCTGGTGGTCAGAGAAGAAGATTGGCATTGTTAATTAGTTTACTTAAACCATCAAAACTTTTAATTTTAGATGAACCAACAGTGGGGATGGATCTGGAATCAATTGATTTCTTTTGGCACTATCTAGATCATGTTGGTGGCAGTGTGATAACGATTACGCATGATTTTAATCAAATCGATAAATATTTTACGCGTGTTATTTTGTTAAAGAATGGTGTGATTGACAAAGATGTATCAGTTGCAGCAATACATGCCAACAACCAGACAATTGAGCAGTGGTATCGTATTAGTAATCAGGAAGTTGGGTAG
- a CDS encoding multidrug ABC transporter permease, translated as MAKSSGFFTMSNAYFWVSAACAIGIAGNAVVTFSKKISHTRKFYQLQAHTSNYSMRRWLMDQMAVQIILNFAICVVIIVAGLLMKSLAFNLNIVIMLVLFSLMGIYLSTIGFLLGIFVDSRTLDALSMPLSMVFGMLMVRLDTWLSGNVIVAITTVQKFFPGYYLFGIVQKIILKQNFSNEFLKFLLSCSLMVIPFMIVVIVQHKKHVPSLSADEVTQ; from the coding sequence ATGGCCAAATCATCGGGATTCTTCACGATGTCAAACGCCTATTTTTGGGTGAGTGCTGCATGTGCAATTGGCATTGCTGGAAATGCAGTGGTAACTTTTTCAAAAAAAATTAGTCACACTAGAAAATTTTATCAGCTGCAGGCCCACACATCAAACTACAGTATGCGACGTTGGTTAATGGATCAAATGGCAGTACAAATTATTTTAAACTTTGCCATTTGTGTTGTGATTATAGTGGCTGGTTTATTGATGAAGTCGTTGGCGTTCAATTTAAATATTGTTATCATGCTTGTACTGTTTTCTTTAATGGGGATTTACTTGAGTACTATTGGCTTCTTGTTAGGTATTTTTGTGGATAGTCGAACACTTGATGCGCTCAGTATGCCATTGAGTATGGTATTTGGGATGCTCATGGTACGCCTTGATACATGGTTATCTGGAAACGTTATAGTAGCAATCACGACTGTTCAAAAATTTTTCCCGGGATATTATTTGTTTGGCATCGTACAGAAAATTATTTTGAAACAGAATTTTAGTAACGAATTTTTGAAGTTTTTACTGAGTTGTTCACTCATGGTGATACCATTTATGATTGTAGTTATTGTGCAACATAAAAAGCATGTTCCTAGCTTGTCAGCAGACGAGGTGACACAATGA
- a CDS encoding transposase, with protein sequence MSKYSNEFKLMVVKEWLSGQNSLPELVKKYAINNDHAIREWRDEYLVTDSIGSKNHKSYSPEFKMTVLNYLETHSHSEAARHFAVFPSTTIGNWLRSYRIFGYQVGTAMG encoded by the coding sequence ATGTCAAAATATTCAAATGAATTTAAATTAATGGTCGTTAAGGAATGGTTGTCTGGTCAAAATAGTTTGCCTGAATTAGTCAAAAAATATGCCATCAATAATGATCACGCGATACGCGAATGGCGAGATGAATATCTTGTGACAGACTCGATCGGCTCTAAAAACCACAAATCCTATTCACCAGAATTTAAAATGACCGTGTTGAACTACCTTGAAACTCATTCCCACTCTGAGGCAGCCCGCCACTTTGCCGTCTTTCCCAGCACAACAATTGGTAATTGGTTGAGATCATATCGCATTTTCGGTTACCAAGTAGGCACGGCAATGGGTTAA
- a CDS encoding MFS transporter: protein MNSTKSRLRSFKNASYLQSSTSMLLFFASWGIWWSFYQLWLTSPTSNGGLGLSGAQVGTIFSANSLFSLILMFVYGAIQDRLFIKRYLLIFNAIISTLIGPFFIWVYAPLLTNHFVIGMWVGAIVLSTGFLSAVGILEAVTERFSRVFSFEYGQARAWGSFGYAIVALLAGLLFVINPQLNFWFGSIFGILLLANLIFWVPKEERDAKQAISDLAREDSIPKLSDMLHLLKLPELWQVIIFIIFSWTFYTIFDSQMFPDFYTKLFSSPALGQHAYGTLNSIQVFFEAIMLGVVPIIMRKIGVKRTLMIGVVIMFMRIGLCGFNTNPYTVSAIKMLHSLEVPMFTLSIFRYFTLHFNTKLSASLYMIGFQIAAQIGQVILSTPLGILRDHVGYQNTFHVISVMVLLAGIYAFFVLKKDSQDVNGTPLAKI from the coding sequence ATGAATTCTACTAAAAGCAGACTGCGTTCTTTCAAAAACGCATCTTATCTTCAAAGTTCTACAAGTATGTTACTGTTTTTTGCCTCTTGGGGCATTTGGTGGAGTTTTTATCAACTCTGGTTAACATCCCCAACAAGCAACGGCGGTTTAGGCTTATCTGGCGCACAAGTGGGTACAATTTTTTCAGCTAATTCTTTATTCAGTTTGATACTTATGTTTGTATACGGTGCAATTCAAGATAGGCTGTTTATAAAAAGATACTTACTAATCTTTAATGCTATCATCTCAACTCTAATCGGTCCTTTTTTCATCTGGGTATACGCACCACTTTTAACCAACCACTTTGTGATTGGCATGTGGGTTGGCGCTATTGTCTTATCTACAGGATTCTTGTCAGCAGTTGGTATTTTAGAAGCTGTTACAGAAAGATTCAGCCGTGTTTTTTCTTTTGAATATGGCCAAGCACGTGCATGGGGATCTTTTGGATATGCAATTGTTGCTTTACTAGCAGGGCTTCTATTTGTCATTAACCCCCAATTGAACTTTTGGTTCGGATCTATTTTTGGCATTCTTTTGCTTGCCAACCTTATCTTTTGGGTGCCTAAAGAAGAACGTGATGCTAAACAAGCCATCTCAGACTTAGCACGCGAAGATTCAATTCCAAAATTGTCAGATATGTTACATTTACTCAAGTTACCAGAACTATGGCAAGTTATCATCTTTATTATCTTCAGTTGGACTTTTTATACGATATTTGATTCGCAAATGTTCCCTGATTTCTATACAAAGTTATTCTCAAGCCCAGCTCTGGGTCAACATGCGTATGGCACCCTTAACAGCATACAAGTATTTTTTGAAGCAATTATGCTAGGTGTCGTTCCAATTATAATGAGAAAAATTGGTGTCAAACGTACATTGATGATTGGCGTAGTTATTATGTTTATGCGTATCGGTCTCTGTGGTTTTAATACGAATCCCTACACTGTTTCTGCTATTAAAATGTTGCATTCATTAGAGGTGCCAATGTTTACGTTATCAATTTTCCGCTATTTCACACTACACTTTAACACAAAATTATCTGCCTCATTATATATGATTGGGTTTCAAATTGCTGCTCAGATAGGTCAAGTTATTTTATCCACACCATTAGGAATACTACGAGATCATGTTGGTTATCAAAACACATTTCATGTGATTTCAGTCATGGTTTTATTAGCTGGTATTTATGCTTTCTTCGTTCTTAAAAAAGATTCTCAAGATGTTAATGGTACGCCATTAGCCAAAATATAA
- a CDS encoding ATP-binding protein has translation MINHIALNNFVKKSGTNKPLSLDPNELLSHHLMIVGATGNGKSTSLLSLVESLQQSQQTSIIFDATGEYSQIPHAITYTLGEDANLDFAELEAKDVGNILGIKNANLVPKLAMAIESLKIQNNVIKNNGTYIKINKKLTTFDQEQQKLSVFGRDYDATLLMTQVIQEFAVPFGDSRANYDLLGQEIDHEAVRSQWGDLLSGQSRVRQPTLNRVFNMHHNHTVPRVTQTDIFYILKLFSERRSQQRTLVIDVSQLKTGSDVSRLVLSLLLKKLLAIRMASTIRFPITIFLDEAHRYMPENEQQLNDTGLFKILREGRKYGIYSVVSTQSPLDIPAQLSGQFGSVLIHQLNHPDELQQIVSLKNIADYHNLSVGQAILKMYRNPNTMLVDVTKPTTKHDTASPKFR, from the coding sequence GTGATAAATCATATTGCTTTAAACAACTTTGTGAAAAAAAGTGGGACGAATAAACCACTATCCCTTGATCCTAATGAGTTATTATCTCATCATTTAATGATTGTTGGGGCGACAGGAAATGGTAAATCAACATCATTATTATCTTTGGTTGAATCGTTACAGCAATCGCAGCAAACGAGTATTATTTTTGATGCAACAGGTGAATATAGTCAAATACCACATGCTATTACCTATACTTTGGGAGAAGATGCTAATTTAGATTTTGCAGAATTAGAAGCTAAGGATGTTGGAAACATATTAGGCATCAAAAATGCTAATTTAGTCCCAAAATTAGCTATGGCAATTGAATCACTTAAGATACAGAACAATGTCATCAAAAATAATGGTACCTATATCAAAATCAATAAAAAATTGACGACATTTGATCAGGAGCAACAAAAATTATCAGTTTTTGGACGTGATTATGATGCGACATTGTTGATGACACAAGTTATTCAAGAGTTTGCTGTACCATTTGGTGATTCAAGGGCAAATTATGATTTATTAGGCCAAGAAATTGATCATGAAGCGGTAAGATCACAATGGGGGGATCTATTAAGTGGGCAATCTCGTGTGAGACAGCCCACTTTAAATCGTGTGTTTAATATGCACCACAATCATACTGTACCTCGGGTGACACAGACAGATATATTTTACATTTTAAAGTTATTTTCTGAACGCCGAAGCCAGCAACGCACACTTGTCATTGATGTTAGTCAGTTGAAAACAGGTAGTGATGTTAGCCGATTAGTATTATCACTCCTACTCAAAAAGCTACTGGCCATCAGAATGGCTAGCACGATTCGTTTTCCAATCACAATTTTTCTTGATGAAGCACATCGCTATATGCCAGAAAACGAGCAACAACTTAATGATACTGGTTTGTTTAAAATACTGCGTGAGGGACGTAAGTATGGTATTTATTCTGTGGTTTCAACACAATCACCTTTAGATATACCTGCACAGTTAAGCGGTCAATTTGGTAGTGTATTGATTCATCAATTAAATCATCCCGATGAGTTACAACAGATTGTCAGCTTAAAAAACATAGCTGATTATCATAATTTATCCGTTGGGCAAGCTATACTTAAAATGTACCGCAACCCAAACACCATGCTAGTTGACGTCACGAAGCCAACGACTAAACATGACACAGCCTCGCCGAAGTTTAGGTAA
- a CDS encoding DUF975 family protein has translation MLNNRQIKKIAWSRVTTHFKAAFLLSLVPMIFTVFGVMSDHNSRDVTFSQNLNPTTQKVTDTASNMGHLFQDNWLTITIVSLIVLIIVIVIGILMTAISDFFTESSVSGFIDWHETDKTPESPIKAGFNLLTSTAFQIAFLRAVYTLLWTLLFIIPGIIKSFSYSQALYLYRDDLRAGRDIQSTKYYIAQSQKLMTDYKGQLFMMYLSLIGWYFLGFFTFGLANLFTLPYTLAIQAEFYIALRGEQPSKTTVL, from the coding sequence ATGCTAAATAACAGACAAATTAAAAAAATCGCGTGGTCACGTGTCACAACACACTTTAAGGCAGCATTTTTACTATCATTAGTACCGATGATATTCACTGTATTCGGTGTGATGTCGGATCACAATTCTCGTGATGTCACTTTTTCACAAAATTTGAATCCAACAACACAAAAAGTAACCGATACAGCAAGCAATATGGGGCACCTTTTCCAAGACAATTGGCTTACCATTACAATTGTGAGTCTCATTGTTTTGATTATTGTTATAGTTATTGGCATATTGATGACAGCCATCAGTGATTTCTTTACTGAAAGTTCAGTTAGTGGCTTTATTGATTGGCACGAAACTGATAAAACACCTGAGTCACCAATTAAAGCTGGTTTTAACTTGTTAACTAGTACTGCATTCCAAATTGCTTTTCTACGTGCCGTTTATACCTTATTGTGGACATTACTGTTCATCATACCCGGGATCATCAAGAGTTTTTCATACTCACAGGCTTTGTATTTGTATCGTGATGACCTACGCGCTGGGCGTGATATTCAGTCAACCAAATACTATATCGCGCAATCTCAAAAATTAATGACCGACTATAAAGGCCAATTATTCATGATGTATCTCAGTCTTATCGGCTGGTACTTCTTAGGTTTTTTCACTTTTGGTCTCGCCAATTTATTTACTTTACCTTATACACTGGCTATTCAAGCCGAATTTTACATCGCATTACGTGGTGAACAACCTAGTAAAACAACCGTATTATAA
- a CDS encoding IS3 family transposase: protein MLCYCGRQRVQKIKSLSGSTNREKQTAVTSLRRTKYFKLADLLALIGLKRSTYYYLEAHPPNTSLDNKIADVIRQIKSPQFQNEYGYRRVTTLLHDQGYLVNHKRVLRIMRQNALLSTTYNTRKRRYNSYRGTVGRIAERVIKRDFQADAPYQKIVTDVTEMQLNDHNKAYLTAFVDLYAGEVLSYHLAKTPTMTLVMRPLKALSKHRGAIIHSDQGFHYQTPMFINTLKDFGMTQSMSRKSTPVDNAPIESFFHILKANIVHHKQYESFHDFKVVVDDFINYYNNHRIKQKLNGLSPVQYRQLTTESVS, encoded by the coding sequence ATGCTGTGTTACTGTGGTAGGCAACGCGTACAAAAAATTAAAAGCCTTAGTGGATCAACGAACCGAGAAAAACAAACGGCAGTAACGTCACTAAGGCGGACTAAATATTTTAAATTGGCTGATTTATTAGCGCTAATTGGCTTGAAACGGAGTACGTATTATTATTTAGAAGCTCATCCGCCCAACACGTCATTAGACAACAAAATAGCGGACGTAATACGTCAGATTAAGTCACCACAATTCCAAAACGAATATGGTTATCGTCGCGTGACAACGTTGTTGCACGACCAAGGTTATTTGGTTAACCATAAGCGCGTGCTCCGCATTATGCGTCAAAACGCACTCCTCAGCACAACGTATAACACACGTAAACGCCGCTATAATTCCTATCGCGGCACAGTAGGTCGGATTGCCGAACGTGTCATTAAACGCGACTTTCAAGCTGACGCACCTTACCAAAAGATCGTCACAGACGTCACTGAAATGCAATTAAACGATCATAATAAAGCTTATTTGACGGCGTTTGTCGATTTATATGCAGGCGAAGTCCTGTCGTATCATTTAGCCAAAACACCAACCATGACGCTTGTCATGCGACCATTAAAAGCATTGTCAAAGCATCGTGGAGCTATTATTCATAGTGATCAGGGATTCCATTATCAGACACCGATGTTCATTAACACGTTGAAGGATTTTGGCATGACGCAAAGCATGAGCCGTAAATCAACACCAGTCGACAATGCACCGATTGAGAGCTTTTTCCATATTTTGAAAGCCAATATCGTGCATCATAAACAGTACGAATCATTTCATGATTTCAAAGTGGTCGTTGACGACTTTATCAATTATTACAACAATCACCGTATCAAACAAAAACTCAATGGTCTGTCGCCGGTTCAATATCGGCAACTCACCACTGAGTCTGTTAGTTAA